One window from the genome of Streptomyces sp. WZ-12 encodes:
- a CDS encoding serine/threonine-protein kinase, producing MGDEVEMDGKEGRLLAGRYRLADVLGRGGMGTVWRAGDEVLGRTVAVKELRFPGGVEEDEKRRLITRTLREAKAIARIRNNGAVTVYDVVDEDDRPWIVMELVEGRSLAEVIRDDGALTPRRAAEVGLAVLDVLRAAHGQGILHRDVKPSNVLISDDGRVVLTDFGIAQVEGDPSVTSTGMLVGAPSYISPERARGQKPGPPADLWSLGGLLYACVEGSPPYDKGSAIATLTAVMTEPVEPPKSAGPLEDVIYGLLVKDPAGRLDEAAARALLLEVIHAPEPKPEPPADATRAMALPTVPADPAERSAAKATKPVKGAAKSRAPKKPKARPAAGAAAAAGAAAEAAQEAHAPNGARTDGGSARAAAVRESAEGPAATRGTAGKAPANGAPARTGFDADAAKERVRAALTSVRNAAAAVRSESRPGDGDGRPAPPRASVTDVVPRRTLIVGVVVVVVVLGTLLALAFSGDDGGTAKKSGASAAASTPATESAAASKDAGTDGPGTPGGRTPGGQDGKPGAGKKDGAALPDGYAQVANGGFHFKMAMPKGFKQTATAGTNSGAIYSASGGFPRVQVDFNDSPGKDAAASWRALEPNVASSSDSYHLLGIKSVDWRGYPTVADWSFTRHQGGEDVRVLNRGFRADDQHGFAIMVTCKADAWDGAECRQLRDTAFRTFAVQD from the coding sequence GTGGGCGACGAGGTCGAGATGGACGGCAAGGAGGGCAGGCTGCTCGCCGGCCGGTACCGGCTCGCCGATGTTCTCGGCCGGGGCGGCATGGGCACCGTCTGGCGGGCCGGTGACGAGGTGCTGGGCCGCACGGTCGCGGTCAAGGAACTGCGCTTCCCCGGCGGGGTCGAGGAGGACGAGAAGCGCCGCCTGATCACCCGCACCCTGCGCGAGGCCAAGGCGATCGCCCGGATCCGCAACAACGGCGCGGTGACGGTCTACGACGTGGTCGACGAGGACGACCGGCCGTGGATCGTGATGGAGCTGGTCGAGGGCCGCTCGCTGGCCGAGGTCATCCGCGACGACGGTGCGCTCACGCCGCGCCGCGCCGCCGAGGTGGGTCTGGCGGTGCTCGACGTGCTGCGTGCCGCCCACGGCCAGGGCATCCTGCACCGCGACGTGAAGCCGTCCAACGTGCTGATCTCCGACGACGGCCGGGTCGTGCTCACCGACTTCGGCATCGCCCAGGTCGAGGGCGACCCGTCGGTGACGTCGACCGGCATGCTGGTCGGCGCGCCCTCGTACATCTCGCCGGAGCGGGCCCGCGGGCAGAAGCCCGGCCCGCCGGCCGACCTGTGGTCCCTGGGCGGCCTGCTGTACGCCTGCGTCGAGGGCTCCCCGCCGTACGACAAGGGGTCGGCGATCGCCACCCTCACCGCGGTGATGACCGAGCCGGTCGAGCCGCCCAAGAGCGCCGGGCCGCTGGAGGACGTGATCTACGGCCTGTTGGTGAAGGACCCGGCGGGCCGGCTGGACGAGGCGGCGGCGCGGGCGCTGCTGCTGGAGGTCATCCACGCCCCGGAGCCCAAGCCGGAGCCGCCGGCGGACGCGACCCGGGCGATGGCGCTGCCCACGGTGCCGGCCGATCCCGCGGAGCGGTCGGCCGCCAAGGCCACCAAGCCCGTCAAGGGCGCGGCCAAGTCCCGGGCGCCGAAGAAGCCGAAGGCGAGGCCGGCGGCCGGGGCTGCCGCGGCGGCCGGCGCGGCGGCGGAGGCCGCACAGGAGGCGCACGCGCCGAACGGGGCGCGGACGGACGGCGGTTCGGCCCGTGCGGCGGCGGTGCGAGAGTCCGCCGAGGGGCCGGCCGCGACGCGAGGGACCGCCGGGAAGGCGCCGGCGAACGGCGCTCCGGCCCGTACCGGGTTCGACGCCGACGCCGCCAAGGAGCGGGTGCGCGCCGCGCTGACGTCGGTGCGGAACGCCGCGGCCGCGGTGCGTTCGGAGTCCAGACCCGGTGACGGGGACGGTCGTCCCGCTCCGCCGCGCGCGTCGGTGACCGATGTCGTCCCACGCCGCACGCTGATCGTCGGGGTGGTCGTGGTCGTCGTCGTCCTCGGGACGCTGCTGGCCCTGGCGTTCAGCGGCGACGACGGCGGCACCGCCAAGAAGAGCGGCGCGTCGGCGGCCGCGAGCACGCCCGCGACGGAGTCCGCCGCGGCCAGCAAGGACGCGGGCACCGACGGCCCGGGCACGCCCGGCGGCCGGACGCCGGGCGGCCAGGACGGCAAGCCCGGCGCCGGGAAGAAGGACGGGGCGGCGCTCCCGGACGGCTACGCGCAGGTCGCCAACGGCGGCTTCCACTTCAAGATGGCGATGCCCAAGGGCTTCAAGCAGACCGCCACCGCCGGGACGAACTCCGGCGCCATCTACAGCGCCTCCGGCGGCTTCCCGCGCGTCCAGGTCGACTTCAACGACTCACCGGGCAAGGACGCCGCGGCGTCCTGGCGCGCCCTGGAGCCCAACGTGGCCAGCTCCAGCGACTCCTACCACCTGCTCGGCATCAAGTCGGTGGACTGGCGCGGCTATCCGACCGTCGCGGACTGGTCGTTCACCCGCCACCAGGGCGGCGAGGACGTGCGGGTCCTCAACCGCGGCTTCCGCGCCGACGACCAGCACGGCTTCGCCATCATGGTCACCTGCAAGGCGGACGCCTGGGACGGCGCGGAGTGCCGGCAGTTGCGCGACACCGCGTTCCGTACCTTCGCGGTGCAGGACTGA
- a CDS encoding acyl-CoA dehydrogenase family protein, translating to MRFQLDADQRALRDGTRELLAGRFDRDRLRAAVDAPALDRRLWRELAAAGLFALRLPEADGGVGLGLPEAVVVFEEAGRALLPGPLVAGLLLAGAVDGAATGERVVGLCDAAADPVYWEHPADCDALVLLEAGEPGRAGRAYRCAPAEVGRAPLASVDPLTPLARVLDPPRTAPLAGLDAARLRREAALLTAAQQLGSAARTVELAVEHARRRTQFGAAIGSFQAVKHLCAEMLVRAELARVAVYAAAVTGDALDAVGAKLLADEAAVRNARDCLQVHGGIGFTWEADAHLHLKRAWLRAESWGGAREAEERLADALVRE from the coding sequence GTGCGCTTCCAACTCGACGCGGACCAGCGGGCGTTGCGGGACGGTACCCGGGAGCTGCTGGCCGGCCGCTTCGACCGGGACCGCCTGCGCGCGGCCGTCGACGCCCCGGCGCTGGACCGTCGTCTGTGGCGGGAGCTGGCCGCCGCCGGCCTCTTCGCGCTGCGGTTGCCGGAGGCCGACGGCGGTGTCGGACTGGGGCTCCCGGAGGCCGTCGTGGTCTTCGAGGAGGCCGGCCGGGCGCTGCTGCCGGGGCCGCTGGTGGCCGGGCTGCTGCTGGCGGGGGCGGTGGACGGGGCGGCCACCGGCGAGCGGGTCGTCGGCCTGTGCGACGCCGCGGCCGACCCGGTGTACTGGGAACACCCGGCCGACTGCGACGCGTTGGTCCTCCTGGAGGCGGGGGAACCGGGCCGTGCCGGTCGGGCCTACCGCTGCGCGCCCGCCGAGGTCGGCCGTGCCCCGCTCGCCTCCGTCGACCCGCTGACCCCGCTGGCCCGCGTCCTCGACCCGCCGCGCACCGCCCCGCTCGCCGGCCTGGACGCGGCGCGGCTGCGCCGGGAGGCGGCGCTGCTGACCGCCGCCCAGCAACTGGGCAGCGCGGCCCGCACGGTGGAGCTGGCCGTGGAGCACGCCCGCCGGCGCACCCAGTTCGGCGCGGCCATCGGCTCGTTCCAGGCGGTGAAGCACCTGTGCGCGGAGATGCTGGTCCGCGCCGAGTTGGCCCGGGTCGCGGTCTATGCGGCGGCGGTCACCGGTGACGCCCTCGACGCCGTGGGCGCCAAGCTGTTGGCGGACGAGGCCGCGGTGCGCAACGCCCGGGACTGCCTCCAGGTGCACGGCGGGATCGGCTTCACCTGGGAGGCCGATGCCCATCTGCACCTCAAACGGGCCTGGTTGAGGGCCGAGAGCTGGGGCGGCGCGCGGGAGGCGGAGGAGCGGCTGGCGGACGCCTTGGTGAGGGAGTGA
- a CDS encoding SDR family oxidoreductase yields the protein MGNFLAGKVVAVTGAGRGIGRAVALAAAAEGAKVVVNDYGVAIGGGEPSSEVAAAVVKEITAAGGSAVAVADDVSTMAGGQRIVDTALAEYGRIDGVVCVAGILRERMLFNMSEEEWDPVVATHLKGTFTVFRAAAAVLRKQRSGTLIGFTSGNHQGSVAQANYASAKGGIISLVRSAALGLHKYGVTANAVAPVARTRMSANVPMELKEIGEPEDVAAFVVYLLSDRAREDGVTGQVYTVAGPKIAVWAQPRELRSVHADEGGWTPERVAEAVAGVVGVDPMPMLAQLVEMERAAKAAERPNV from the coding sequence ATGGGGAACTTCTTGGCCGGCAAGGTGGTCGCCGTCACGGGGGCCGGCCGTGGCATCGGACGGGCGGTCGCCCTCGCGGCGGCCGCCGAGGGCGCGAAGGTGGTGGTCAACGACTACGGCGTCGCCATCGGGGGCGGCGAGCCCAGCAGCGAGGTCGCGGCGGCGGTGGTCAAGGAGATAACCGCGGCCGGCGGCAGCGCCGTTGCGGTCGCCGACGACGTCTCCACGATGGCCGGCGGGCAGCGGATCGTGGACACCGCGCTCGCCGAGTACGGGCGGATCGACGGCGTGGTGTGCGTGGCCGGCATCCTGCGCGAGCGGATGCTCTTCAACATGTCCGAGGAGGAGTGGGACCCGGTGGTCGCCACCCACCTCAAGGGCACCTTCACGGTCTTCCGCGCCGCCGCGGCCGTGCTGCGCAAGCAGCGGTCCGGCACGCTGATCGGCTTCACCAGCGGCAACCACCAGGGCAGCGTCGCCCAGGCCAACTACGCCTCCGCCAAGGGCGGGATCATCTCGCTGGTGCGCAGCGCGGCGCTGGGCCTGCACAAGTACGGGGTCACCGCCAACGCGGTGGCGCCCGTCGCCCGGACCCGGATGTCGGCCAACGTGCCGATGGAGCTCAAGGAGATCGGGGAACCGGAGGACGTCGCGGCGTTCGTGGTCTACCTGTTGAGCGACCGGGCGCGGGAGGACGGGGTCACCGGGCAGGTCTACACGGTGGCCGGGCCGAAGATCGCGGTGTGGGCCCAGCCCAGGGAGCTGCGCTCCGTTCACGCCGACGAGGGCGGGTGGACGCCGGAGCGGGTCGCCGAGGCGGTGGCGGGGGTGGTCGGGGTCGATCCCATGCCGATGCTGGCGCAGTTGGTGGAGATGGAGCGGGCGGCGAAGGCCGCGGAGCGGCCGAATGTCTAG
- a CDS encoding ATP-binding protein, whose protein sequence is MQVLQVQLEVRPDPSEVGRARRWARSRLAGSGIGADEPLAETLILLISELVTNAVVHTGASARVRLCFSGSGAVVGTVRVEVVDTSARPPRPRHADGEDTNGRGLELVDGLADRWGWQHEGAGKRIWCEVDRGQALLMATGADLGAYDPHCAATNRA, encoded by the coding sequence GTGCAGGTGCTTCAGGTGCAGTTGGAAGTGCGGCCCGACCCCTCGGAAGTGGGGCGGGCCCGGCGGTGGGCCAGGTCGAGGCTCGCGGGATCGGGCATAGGGGCGGACGAACCGCTCGCCGAGACGCTGATCCTGCTGATCTCCGAGCTGGTCACCAACGCCGTGGTGCATACCGGTGCGTCGGCCCGGGTGCGGCTGTGCTTCTCGGGCAGTGGTGCCGTGGTGGGCACCGTGCGGGTCGAGGTGGTGGACACCAGCGCGCGTCCGCCGCGGCCGCGGCACGCCGACGGCGAGGACACCAACGGCCGCGGGCTGGAGTTGGTCGACGGCCTTGCGGACCGCTGGGGTTGGCAGCACGAGGGTGCCGGCAAGCGGATCTGGTGCGAGGTGGACCGCGGGCAGGCGCTGCTGATGGCGACCGGCGCGGACCTTGGAGCGTATGACCCGCATTGCGCCGCGACAAATCGGGCGTAA
- a CDS encoding cyclase family protein, which yields MPLPQEFHDIARRVNNWGRWGPDDELGTLNLITPDVVRAAAATVRSGRRVPLALPLRHDGVQTGLIPGRVNPLHTMVAINHEPFGPGTVATSDDTVTMGLQAATHWDGLAHVSHSGRLYNGRPADTVTAHRGATAVGIEKAAPIVSRGVLLDVARARGADRLPPGHAVTPEDLSAAEELAGARVRSGDVVLVRTGHLRHYLAGDREAYAFPSPGLSLHAPEWFHARGVAAVANDTLTFEVFPPEVEGLWLPVHALHLVEMGMLQGQNWNLEELSRACAQECRYAFLLSAPAEPFVGATGAPVAPVAVL from the coding sequence ATGCCCCTCCCTCAGGAGTTCCACGACATCGCCCGGCGCGTGAACAACTGGGGCCGCTGGGGCCCGGACGACGAGCTCGGCACCCTGAACCTGATCACCCCGGACGTGGTGCGCGCCGCCGCCGCGACCGTCCGCAGCGGCCGCCGGGTCCCCCTCGCGCTGCCGCTCCGGCACGACGGCGTGCAGACCGGCCTGATCCCGGGGCGGGTCAACCCGCTGCACACCATGGTCGCCATCAACCACGAGCCCTTCGGTCCGGGCACCGTCGCCACCTCCGACGACACCGTCACCATGGGCCTCCAGGCCGCCACCCACTGGGACGGCCTGGCCCATGTCTCGCACTCCGGCCGGCTCTACAACGGCCGGCCCGCCGACACCGTCACCGCGCACCGCGGCGCCACCGCGGTCGGCATCGAGAAGGCCGCCCCGATCGTCTCCCGGGGGGTGCTGCTGGACGTGGCCCGGGCCCGCGGCGCCGACCGGCTGCCGCCCGGGCACGCGGTCACGCCGGAAGACCTGTCCGCCGCCGAGGAGTTGGCCGGGGCGCGGGTCCGGTCCGGCGATGTCGTCCTGGTCCGCACCGGGCACCTGAGGCACTACCTGGCCGGCGACCGGGAGGCGTACGCGTTCCCGTCGCCCGGGCTCTCGCTGCACGCCCCGGAGTGGTTCCACGCCCGCGGGGTGGCCGCGGTCGCCAACGACACCCTGACCTTCGAGGTCTTCCCGCCGGAGGTCGAGGGGTTGTGGCTGCCGGTGCACGCCTTGCACCTGGTCGAGATGGGCATGCTCCAGGGCCAGAACTGGAACCTGGAGGAACTGTCGCGGGCCTGCGCGCAGGAGTGCCGCTACGCCTTCCTGCTGTCCGCGCCGGCGGAGCCGTTCGTCGGCGCCACCGGCGCCCCGGTCGCGCCGGTGGCGGTGCTGTGA
- a CDS encoding acyl-CoA dehydrogenase family protein, with product MDLSYTEEEEAFRARLRAWLAEVLPKLPPGPAATDWPGRRAYDAAWQRMLYDAGYAGLHWPVDAGGRGATPTQHLIFLEETERAGAPYVGANFVGLLHAGPTIAAEGTAAQRARWLPPILRGEEIWCQGFSEPDAGSDLAALRTRAVRDGDDYVVTGAKVWTSHAEVADWCELLVRTDPDAPRHRGISWLAMPMDAPGVTVRPLRTLAGSTEFAEVFLDEVRIPVAHRIGAEHDGWRVTMVTLSFERGTAFVGEVVACRRVLAELARAARANGRWDDAVLRRRLGRLNAEFAALWRLTQWNVSESMGLPPGRADAGPRGNTGGVPGTGGSVFKLRYSHARQELYDAAAEVLGGRALDADHPWVTDRLSALAYTIAAGTSQIQRNIVAERILGLPKGR from the coding sequence GTGGACCTCAGTTACACCGAGGAGGAGGAAGCCTTCAGGGCCCGGTTGCGGGCCTGGCTCGCCGAGGTGCTGCCGAAGCTGCCGCCGGGGCCCGCGGCCACCGACTGGCCCGGCCGGCGGGCGTACGACGCGGCCTGGCAACGGATGTTGTACGACGCCGGGTACGCCGGGCTGCACTGGCCGGTCGACGCCGGCGGGCGGGGCGCCACCCCCACCCAGCACCTGATCTTCCTGGAGGAGACCGAGCGGGCCGGCGCCCCGTACGTCGGCGCCAACTTCGTCGGGCTGCTGCACGCCGGCCCCACCATCGCCGCCGAGGGCACCGCCGCCCAGCGGGCCCGCTGGCTGCCGCCGATCCTGCGCGGCGAGGAGATCTGGTGCCAGGGCTTCAGCGAGCCGGACGCCGGCTCCGACCTGGCCGCGCTGCGCACCCGGGCGGTGCGGGACGGCGACGACTACGTGGTGACCGGCGCCAAGGTCTGGACCTCGCACGCCGAGGTCGCCGACTGGTGCGAACTGCTCGTCCGCACCGACCCCGACGCTCCCCGGCACCGCGGCATCAGTTGGTTGGCGATGCCGATGGACGCGCCCGGAGTGACGGTGCGGCCGCTGCGGACGCTGGCCGGCTCCACGGAGTTCGCCGAGGTCTTCCTCGACGAGGTCCGGATTCCGGTCGCCCACCGCATCGGTGCCGAGCACGACGGCTGGCGGGTGACGATGGTGACGCTCTCCTTCGAGCGCGGCACCGCCTTCGTCGGCGAGGTGGTGGCCTGCCGCCGGGTGCTCGCCGAACTGGCCCGCGCCGCCCGCGCCAACGGCCGCTGGGACGACGCGGTGCTGCGCCGCCGACTGGGCCGGCTGAACGCCGAGTTCGCCGCGCTGTGGCGGCTGACCCAGTGGAACGTCAGCGAGAGCATGGGACTCCCCCCTGGTCGAGCGGACGCGGGACCTCGGGGGAACACCGGCGGCGTCCCGGGCACCGGCGGCTCGGTCTTCAAGCTGCGCTACTCGCACGCCCGCCAGGAGCTCTACGACGCGGCGGCCGAGGTGCTCGGCGGGCGGGCGCTGGACGCCGACCACCCCTGGGTCACCGACCGGCTCTCCGCCCTGGCGTACACCATCGCCGCGGGCACCTCGCAGATCCAGCGGAACATCGTCGCCGAGCGGATACTCGGCCTGCCGAAGGGGCGGTGA
- a CDS encoding alcohol dehydrogenase catalytic domain-containing protein, protein MRGVIFDGEQVRVVGDLQVRDPGPGEVLVGVRAAGLCHSDLSVIDGTIPFPVPVVLGHEGAGVVEAVGPGVVHVVPGDHVALSTLANCGTCAECDRGRPTMCRKAIGMPGKPFRRGGAELFNFASNSAFAERTVVKAVQAVKIPKAVPLTSAALIGCGVLTGVGAVLNRARVDRGESVVVIGAGGIGLNVLQGARLAGASVIVAVDANPAKEAVARQFGATHFVDASAVRDGVRAVKEILPTGADHAFECVGSTRLIRQAIDVLDRHGQAVLLGVPPAAAEASFLVSSLYLDKSILGCRYGSSRPQRDIALYARLYGERRLLLDELVTATYGVEDFAKAADDAHHGRVARAVLVFGE, encoded by the coding sequence ATGAGGGGCGTCATATTCGACGGCGAGCAGGTCCGGGTCGTGGGCGATCTTCAGGTGCGCGATCCGGGGCCGGGCGAGGTGCTGGTGGGCGTCCGGGCGGCCGGGTTGTGCCACAGCGACCTGTCGGTGATCGACGGCACGATTCCGTTTCCGGTGCCGGTGGTGCTGGGACACGAGGGCGCGGGGGTCGTCGAGGCCGTCGGGCCGGGTGTGGTGCATGTGGTGCCCGGGGATCATGTGGCGCTGTCGACGCTGGCGAACTGCGGGACCTGCGCGGAGTGCGACCGGGGCCGGCCGACGATGTGCCGCAAGGCGATCGGGATGCCGGGGAAGCCCTTTCGGCGGGGCGGTGCGGAGCTGTTCAACTTCGCCTCCAACTCGGCGTTCGCGGAGCGCACGGTCGTCAAGGCGGTGCAGGCCGTGAAGATCCCGAAGGCGGTGCCGCTGACCTCGGCGGCGCTGATCGGGTGCGGGGTGCTGACCGGCGTGGGGGCGGTGCTGAACCGGGCCCGGGTGGACCGCGGGGAGTCGGTGGTGGTGATCGGGGCCGGCGGGATCGGTCTCAACGTCCTCCAGGGCGCGCGGCTGGCGGGCGCCTCGGTGATCGTCGCGGTGGACGCCAACCCCGCGAAGGAGGCGGTGGCGCGGCAGTTCGGCGCGACGCACTTCGTGGACGCCTCGGCGGTGCGGGACGGCGTGCGGGCGGTGAAGGAGATCCTGCCGACCGGCGCCGACCACGCCTTCGAGTGCGTGGGCAGCACCCGGCTGATCCGGCAGGCGATCGACGTGCTGGACCGGCACGGGCAGGCGGTGCTGCTGGGCGTCCCGCCGGCCGCCGCTGAGGCGTCCTTCCTGGTCTCCTCCTTGTACCTGGACAAGTCCATCCTCGGTTGCCGCTACGGCTCCTCCCGCCCCCAACGGGACATCGCCCTCTACGCCCGGCTGTACGGGGAACGCCGGCTGCTGCTGGACGAGTTGGTGACCGCGACGTACGGGGTCGAGGACTTCGCCAAGGCGGCGGACGACGCGCACCACGGGCGGGTGGCACGGGCGGTGCTGGTGTTCGGGGAGTAG
- a CDS encoding class I adenylate-forming enzyme family protein: protein MTGSTLWDLVAWRAARTPDALALVQGARAARDEHRITFGALRERAERVAAGLTARGVGPGSRVVWQLPTRIETVLISLALARLGAVQSPVLPLYRDHELGQVLRRTRAAFVLVPGARRGVDPTATAHRLARQLPVPPAVIEAYDPLPDGDPATLPPPPTDPDAPRWIYWTSGTTAAPRGVLHTDRSLRTAGEWLADALRLGPADVGSMAFPYAHVAGPDYTVMLLRHGIPAVLLERFALPAALAPYRRHRVTVAGGSTAFYSLFLAEQRKLPAGRRLLPDLRLLAGGGAPMPPALYHEVVAELGCQLTHGYALTEAPMVTMGDPRDDAELLATTDGRPPAGMEIKIAPGTGEILLRGPAVCRGYLDEPGAFDADGFLRTGDTGRLAPTGHLVLTGRLKDIIIRKGENVSAREVEDLLYRHPDIADAAVIGLPDPERGELVCAVVEQPPGAEALTLGTVASHLLAQGLARHKLPERLEVLPELPRGATLRKVLKQELRERFGGA from the coding sequence ATGACCGGCAGCACCCTGTGGGACCTGGTCGCCTGGCGCGCCGCCCGCACGCCCGACGCCCTCGCCCTCGTCCAGGGCGCTCGGGCCGCCCGGGACGAGCACCGGATCACCTTCGGCGCGCTGCGCGAGCGCGCCGAACGGGTCGCCGCCGGGCTGACCGCGCGCGGCGTCGGGCCCGGCAGCCGGGTCGTCTGGCAACTGCCCACCCGCATCGAGACGGTGCTGATCAGCCTCGCCCTGGCCCGGCTCGGCGCGGTGCAGAGCCCGGTCCTGCCGCTCTACCGCGACCACGAACTGGGCCAGGTGCTGCGCCGCACCCGCGCCGCCTTCGTCCTCGTCCCCGGCGCCCGGCGCGGCGTCGACCCCACCGCGACGGCGCACCGCCTGGCCCGCCAACTGCCCGTACCGCCGGCCGTCATCGAGGCGTACGACCCCCTGCCGGACGGCGACCCGGCCACCCTGCCCCCGCCGCCCACCGACCCCGACGCGCCCCGCTGGATCTACTGGACCTCCGGGACCACCGCCGCCCCGCGCGGCGTGCTGCACACCGACCGCAGCCTGCGCACCGCCGGTGAGTGGCTGGCCGACGCGCTCCGCCTGGGCCCCGCCGACGTCGGCTCGATGGCCTTCCCGTACGCCCATGTCGCCGGCCCCGACTACACCGTGATGCTGCTCCGGCACGGCATCCCGGCCGTCCTGCTGGAGCGCTTCGCGCTGCCCGCCGCCCTCGCCCCCTACCGCCGCCACCGGGTCACCGTCGCCGGCGGCTCCACCGCCTTCTACTCCCTCTTCCTCGCCGAGCAGCGCAAACTCCCCGCCGGCCGGCGGCTGTTGCCGGACCTGCGGCTGCTGGCCGGGGGCGGCGCCCCCATGCCGCCCGCGCTGTACCACGAGGTGGTGGCCGAACTGGGCTGCCAACTCACCCACGGCTACGCCCTCACCGAGGCCCCGATGGTCACCATGGGCGACCCGCGCGACGACGCCGAGCTGCTGGCCACCACCGACGGGCGCCCGCCCGCCGGCATGGAGATCAAGATCGCGCCGGGGACCGGGGAGATACTGCTGCGCGGCCCGGCGGTCTGCCGCGGTTACCTCGACGAGCCCGGGGCGTTCGACGCCGACGGCTTCCTCCGCACCGGCGACACCGGCCGCCTCGCGCCCACCGGCCACCTGGTGCTCACCGGCCGCCTGAAGGACATCATCATCCGCAAGGGCGAGAACGTCTCCGCCCGGGAGGTCGAGGACCTCCTCTACCGGCATCCGGACATCGCCGACGCGGCCGTCATCGGCCTGCCGGACCCGGAACGCGGGGAGCTGGTCTGCGCCGTGGTCGAACAGCCGCCGGGAGCCGAGGCGTTGACCCTCGGCACCGTCGCCTCCCATCTGCTCGCCCAGGGGCTCGCCCGGCACAAGCTGCCGGAGCGGCTGGAGGTGCTGCCGGAACTGCCGCGCGGCGCGACCCTGCGCAAGGTGCTCAAGCAGGAGCTGCGGGAGCGGTTCGGCGGGGCCTAG
- a CDS encoding acyl-CoA dehydrogenase family protein, with the protein MFEVEDEAFRREAREWLAGHVVGAFAALGAAGGRGVRMWGWGSAGLERELGGWGLDRVGVGAGARGVREPAGSLAQQVVWAEEYARAGAPGRVGHIGENLLAPTLLAYGDETQRRRFLPAVARGEELWCQGYSEPGAGSDLAGLRTVAVRDGDRYRISGQKVWTSLAGEADWCFVLARTEPAERRHRGLSFLLVPMDQPGRIEVRPIRQLTGTAEFNEVFFDGAVARADHVVGGAGRGWRVAMGLLARERGVSTLVQQIGFAGELAEVVGEAARCGAVRDPVLREQLVAQWAALKVMRWNALRTLAGGDAGAPSVAKLLWGGWHRRLGELAMAVRGAVAAVGPGDWSAEEPYRLDALQRLFLFTRADTIYGGSDEIQRNIIAERVLGLPRAEREMPGAEREMPRAERE; encoded by the coding sequence GTGTTTGAGGTCGAGGACGAGGCGTTTCGGCGGGAAGCACGGGAGTGGTTGGCGGGGCATGTGGTGGGGGCGTTCGCCGCGTTGGGGGCGGCGGGTGGGCGGGGAGTGCGCATGTGGGGGTGGGGGTCCGCGGGACTGGAGCGGGAGTTGGGGGGGTGGGGGCTGGATCGGGTTGGGGTGGGAGCGGGGGCACGGGGGGTACGGGAACCGGCCGGGTCGTTGGCGCAGCAGGTGGTGTGGGCCGAGGAGTACGCGCGGGCCGGGGCGCCGGGGCGGGTGGGGCACATCGGGGAGAACCTGCTGGCGCCTACGTTGCTCGCCTACGGGGACGAGACGCAGCGGAGGCGGTTCCTGCCGGCCGTGGCGCGGGGCGAGGAGCTGTGGTGTCAGGGATACAGCGAGCCGGGGGCCGGGTCGGACCTGGCGGGGCTGCGGACGGTGGCGGTCCGGGACGGTGACCGGTACCGGATCAGCGGGCAGAAGGTGTGGACCTCGTTGGCCGGGGAAGCCGATTGGTGCTTCGTGCTGGCGCGGACGGAACCCGCGGAGCGGCGGCACCGGGGACTGTCGTTCCTGTTGGTGCCGATGGACCAGCCGGGGCGGATCGAGGTGCGGCCGATCCGGCAGCTGACCGGGACCGCGGAGTTCAACGAGGTGTTCTTCGACGGGGCGGTGGCGCGCGCCGACCATGTGGTGGGCGGTGCGGGCCGGGGGTGGCGGGTGGCGATGGGGCTGTTGGCGCGGGAGCGGGGGGTGTCGACGCTCGTGCAGCAGATCGGGTTCGCGGGGGAGTTGGCGGAGGTGGTGGGGGAGGCGGCGCGGTGCGGGGCGGTGCGGGATCCGGTACTGCGGGAACAACTGGTGGCGCAGTGGGCCGCGTTGAAGGTGATGCGGTGGAACGCGTTGCGGACGTTGGCGGGGGGTGATGCGGGGGCGCCGAGCGTGGCGAAGCTGTTGTGGGGCGGGTGGCACCGGCGGCTCGGGGAGCTGGCGATGGCGGTGCGGGGTGCCGTCGCGGCGGTGGGGCCCGGCGACTGGTCCGCCGAGGAGCCGTATCGACTCGATGCGCTGCAACGGCTGTTCCTGTTCACCCGGGCCGACACGATCTACGGCGGCTCGGACGAGATCCAGCGCAACATCATCGCCGAGCGGGTGCTCGGCCTGCCCAGAGCGGAGCGGGAAATGCCCGGAGCGGAGCGGGAAATGCCCAGAGCGGAGCGGGAATGA